A genome region from Brassica oleracea var. oleracea cultivar TO1000 chromosome C2, BOL, whole genome shotgun sequence includes the following:
- the LOC106327465 gene encoding fidgetin-like protein 1, producing the protein MAGKRTSPFSSPLLKPPPLTTPKVEDETECWRKEVDENLKRLQSLLFGADQFLEKSDFSSAQILGLRLLGFLDSRSVTEADRAFIGPIRREVASKVDSALEGLVSDSDRQAFELAKTAPGPIFGSKGEFDVEKIKQSKHFHFHLSQPNGKGVKEMGERLDARKLIPKASKPMMQARLTSLYGNSMVKPDNHRRPSVSNQESTSEECVIVERSHGVGFGTKRAHAEISNPTNHGEKEDGAANGFVSAKTKLEMDARQKRGSTGAPNSSLSPQGENNVSARGYGARSGGYLRRGYRGNFVPPVKSSGNSVGNTTSRIGGKTDDTLDDSTRTCLEMLCGPDGELPEKLRNLEPRLIEHVSNEIMDRDPNVRWDDIAGLEHAKKCVTEMVIWPLLRPDIFKGCRSPGKGLLLFGPPGTGKTMIGKAIAGEAKATFFYISASSLTSKWIGEGEKLVRALFGVASCRQPAVIFVDEIDSLLSQRKSDGEHESSRRLKTQFLIEMEGFDSGSEQILLIGATNRPQELDEAARRRLTKRLYIPLPSSEARAWIIQNLLQKDGLFTLSEDDMNIICKLTEGYSGSDMKNLVKDATMGPLREALKRGIEITNLTKDDMRLVTLQDFKDALQEVRPSVSQNELGIYDNWNNQFGSLSL; encoded by the exons ATGGCGGGAAAGCGTACGTCGCCGTTTTCGTCTCCGTTGCTGAAGCCGCCGCCGCTTACGACTCCGAAAGTGGAAGATGAGACGGAGTGCTGGAGGAAGGAAGTAGACGAGAACTTGAAGCGCCTCCAATCGCTGCTCTTCGGCGCCGACCAGTTCCTGGAGAAATCTGATTTCTCCTCCGCTCAGATCCTCGGGCTTCGTCTTCTAGGTTTCCTCGATTCTCGCTCCGTCACTGAAGCCGATCGTGCTTTCATCGGTCCTATAAGACGAGAAGTTGCCTCTAAGGTCGATTCAGCTTTGGAAGGCCTCGTTTCAGATTCGGATCG GCAAGCATTTGAACTTGCAAAGACAGCTCCAGGTCCTATTTTTGGCAGTAAAGGCGAGTTTGATGTCGAGAAGATCAAGCAGTCGAAGCACTTTCATTTTCATCTCAGTCAGCCTAACGGGAAGGGTGTTAAAGAGATG GGAGAGCGACTGGATGCGCGTAAGTTAATTCCCAAAGCATCTAAGCCAATGATGCAAGCCAGACTGACTTCATTGTATGGAAATAGCATGGTTAAACCAGATAATCACCGCAGACCCTCCGTGAGCAATCAAGAGAGTACCTCTGAGGAATGTGTCATTGTCGAGAGAAGCCATGGAGTTGGTTTTGGAACAAAGCGAGCTCATGCAGAAATCAGCAACCCAACAAATCATGGGGAAAAGGAAGATGGTGCTGCTAATGGATTTGTATCCGCCAAAACAAAACTG GAAATGGACGCTAGACAGAAACGAGGGTCAACCGGGGCACCAAATTCATCTCTTTCGCCTCAGGGTGAAAACAATGTGTCAGCTAGGGGATACGGTGCAAGATCGGGTGGCTATTTAAGACGTGGATACCGTGGTAATTTTGTTCCTCCAGTTAAATCTAGCGGGAATAGTGTTGGAAATACGACGTCTCGTATTGGTGGAAAGACCGATGATACGCTCGATGACTCAACCAGAACATG TTTGGAGATGCTCTGTGGCCCTGATGGTGAGCTTCCCGAGAAGTTGAGAAACTTGGAACCTCGTCTTATAGAGCATGTCAGCAACGAGATTATGGACCGAGACCCCAATGTCCGCTGGGATGATATTG CTGGTCTGGAGCATGCTAAAAAGTGTGTTACTGAGATGGTCATTTGGCCATTGTTACGTCCTGACATATTTAAAGGTTGTCGTTCGCCTGGGAAAGGACTTCTTCTCTTTGGTCCACCA GGAACTGGTAAAACTATGATCGGAAAAGCTATAGCTGGAGAAGCAAAAGCAACTTTCTTCTATATTTCAGCCAGTTCATTGACAAGCAAGTGG ATTGGCGAAGGTGAAAAGCTAGTGAGGGCCCTTTTTGGAGTTGCAAGTTGCCGCCAGCCTGCAGTGATATTTGTAGATGAAATTGATTCTCTACTATCTCAG CGCAAGTCAGATGGGGAACATGAATCGAGTAGAAGACTCAAGACACAATTTCTGATTGAAATGGAAGGTTTCGATAGCGGCAGTGAGCAAATTCTCCTAATAG GAGCCACAAATAGACCCCAAGAGCTCGATGAAGCAGCAAGAAGACGGCTTACCAAGAGACTCTACATCCCTCTTCCTTCATCTG AAGCAAGAGCATGGATTATACAGAATCTCCTACAGAAAGATGGGTTGTTTACATTGTCCGAAGATGATATGAACATCATTTGCAAGCTAACTGAAG GGTACTCGGGATCAGACATGAAGAACCTAGTGAAAGATGCAACTATGGGTCCATTGAGGGAAGCTCTCAAACGAGGCATAGAAATAACAAACCTGACGAAAGATGACATGCGGCTTGTGACTCTTCAG GACTTTAAAGACGCATTGCAAGAAGTAAGGCCTTCGGTTTCTCAGAACGAGCTTGGAATCTACGACAACTGGAACAATCAGTTTGGTAGTTTAAGCCTCTAA
- the LOC106322923 gene encoding uncharacterized protein LOC106322923 — protein MASSFSVTSFISSISPFKPQTKPAPPPPSLVLPTPTVSHRRNKNDLAIEKPPSSTASLSSELASVICPSLAYANTLFFSSSGYNVQVFVEDKESEERLVNRFRREVMRTGVIQECKRRRYFENKQDEKKRRTRDAAKRNKKRRPFAKFTQETREEAAAAATKSKKKDEEEDNWEMPDGDIPS, from the exons ATGGCGTCTTCCTTCTCAGTCACGAGTTTCATCTCCTCCATCTCCCCATTCAAACCTCAGACCAAACCTGCTCCTCCTCCTCCGAGCCTCGTTCTCCCTACTCCAACAGTCTCCCACAGGCGGAATAAGAACGATCTCGCCATCGAGAAACCTCCTTCTTCCACCGCTTCGCTCTCCTCGGAGCTCGCTTCCGTGATATGCCCGTCGCTTGCGTACGCGAACACGCTCTTCTTCAGCAGCTCGGGGTACAACGTGCAGGTGTTTGTTGAAGATAAGGAGTCTGAGGAGAGGCTGGTGAATCGTTTCAGAAGGGAAGTGATGAGAACCGGAGTTATACAGGAATGTAAGCGAAGGAGATACTTCGAGAACAAGCAAGATGAGAAGAAGCGTAGGACTCGTGATGCTGCTAAGCGTAACAAGAAAAG GCGTCCTTTTGCAAAGTTTACTCAAGAGACTAGAGAAGAAGCAGCAGCGGCAGCAACCAAGAGTAAGAAGAAGGATGAAGAAGAAGACAACTGGGAGATGCCTGATGGAGATATACCTTCTTGA
- the LOC106326717 gene encoding F-box/kelch-repeat protein At3g27150-like, giving the protein MMTLGDVHTGRFGANSSSSRPRKVRIHGYKIPDLNLDPCLDCDEEETREVVVGKHQDADYVQNVPQLAYELEVEILSRVPRFEYWKLNLLSKRFSRLLKSGMIFKVRRDRGVVEPSVFMLSNGDTRWTIFDKDFEKFQKVSELPSDMCFFRGDKESLCAGTHLIVTGKEEKSIALWRYEVETSKWFKGPAMITPRILFASATCGTVVFVAGGLDASLEVVNRAEKYDSETKTWMHLNAMHKRRKFCSGCYLRGKFYVIGGRDERDQNLTCGERYDEGTDTWELIPDILKDMSFSSVQSPPLIAVVNEDLYSLETSSNELRVYDTNANVWKKLGDVPVRAKSNGGWGVAFKSLGDKLLVIGASSGPSRTETMSVYTCSPSADPKEKLVWEESKRCCGVRLSHFILNCCVMIA; this is encoded by the coding sequence ATGATGACGTTAGGAGATGTTCACACCGGTAGGTTTGGAGCAAACTCAAGCAGTTCTAGGCCAAGGAAGGTTCGAATTCATGGCTACAAGATACCGGATCTAAACCTAGATCCTTGTTTGGATTGTGACGAAGAAGAAACAAGAGAAGTAGTAGTTGGTAAACATCAGGATGCAGATTATGTACAAAACGTTCCTCAGCTAGCGTACGAGCTAGAGGTCGAGATACTCTCGCGCGTCCCGCGTTTCGAGTACTGGAAGCTAAACCTTCTAAGCAAACGCTTTTCGCGTTTACTAAAAAGCGGTATGATATTCAAGGTGAGGAGAGACCGCGGCGTGGTCGAACCATCTGTCTTTATGCTGTCCAACGGCGACACGAGGTGGACCATATTTGATAAGGACTTCGAGAAGTTTCAGAAAGTTTCGGAGCTTCCTTCCGACATGTGCTTCTTCCGTGGGGACAAAGAATCGCTTTGCGCCGGAACGCATTTGATCGTCACTGGGAAAGAGGAGAAGAGCATTGCCTTGTGGAGGTACGAGGTTGAGACGAGCAAGTGGTTCAAGGGTCCTGCGATGATCACGCCAAGGATCTTGTTCGCTTCGGCTACTTGTGGGACCGTTGTGTTTGTAGCTGGAGGGTTGGACGCGTCTTTAGAAGTCGTGAACAGAGCAGAAAAGTACGATTCTGAGACTAAAACGTGGATGCATCTAAACGCAATGCACAAGCGGAGGAAATTCTGTTCTGGCTGTTACTTGCGAGGCAAGTTTTATGTCATCGGTGGGAGGGATGAGAGAGATCAAAACCTAACTTGCGGAGAACGTTACGATGAGGGAACAGATACTTGGGAACTAATACCAGACATTCTCAAAGATATGTCTTTCTCTTCTGTCCAATCTCCACCGCTCATCGCGGTGGTGAATGAAGATCTTTACTCTCTGGAAACATCATCCAACGAGCTTCGCGTTTATGATACAAACGCAAACGTTTGGAAGAAGCTTGGAGATGTGCCTGTTAGGGCCAAGTCTAATGGAGGATGGGGCGTTGCGTTTAAGTCGCTCGGGGACAAGTTGCTTGTGATTGGAGCATCGTCGGGACCGTCTAGGACCGAGACGATGTCGGTTTACACGTGTAGTCCGTCCGCTGATCCTAAGGAGAAGCTGGTTTGGGAGGAGTCTAAACGCTGCTGTGGTGTTCGGCTCAGCCATTTTATTTTAAATTGTTGTGTGATGATTGCTTAA